From the Candidatus Cloacimonadota bacterium genome, one window contains:
- a CDS encoding OmpA family protein: EEVVVITPTGDIPEDEIDESTIAETEEEKPRFVRVYGRLSDEDGNPLAGEIAFTTALGDSMYRDVAVANDNGYYEIDLPLTDVYTVIVNQEDYMLFTQELAIGESERRQLNIKLQMLEPEKIFSFDNVLFEFESSELKQESFAVLDEIVLTMLNNSWLKLGIAGHTCNMGSDAYNMKLSKARAISVFEYLVSKGIEADRLTHTGYGESQPLNDNATIAKRQKNRRVEFQVYK; encoded by the coding sequence AAGAAGAAGTGGTGGTAATAACTCCCACAGGAGATATTCCGGAAGATGAAATAGATGAAAGCACTATTGCCGAAACGGAAGAAGAAAAACCTCGTTTTGTACGAGTATATGGCCGGCTTAGCGACGAAGATGGGAATCCGCTTGCCGGAGAAATTGCTTTCACCACTGCTTTGGGTGACAGTATGTATCGCGATGTTGCGGTGGCAAACGATAATGGCTATTACGAGATTGATCTTCCCTTAACGGATGTATATACCGTAATCGTGAATCAAGAAGACTATATGCTCTTTACTCAGGAATTGGCAATTGGAGAATCTGAACGTAGGCAGCTTAACATTAAATTGCAAATGCTGGAACCGGAGAAAATATTTAGCTTCGATAACGTCCTGTTCGAATTTGAAAGCTCCGAATTGAAGCAGGAAAGCTTTGCCGTGCTGGATGAGATCGTCCTAACGATGTTGAATAATAGCTGGCTGAAATTAGGTATTGCTGGGCATACCTGCAATATGGGCAGCGATGCGTATAATATGAAGCTATCGAAAGCCAGAGCAATCTCGGTGTTTGAATATCTTGTATCCAAAGGAATAGAAGCTGATAGGCTTACTCACACCGGATATGGCGAATCTCAGCCCTTAAACGATAATGCTACTATCGCTAAAAGACAGAAAAATCGCCGCGTAGAATTCCAAGTATATAAATAA
- the gyrB gene encoding DNA topoisomerase (ATP-hydrolyzing) subunit B, with translation MSEKTYTASNIKVLKGLEAVRKRPAMYIGGTGERGLHHLVYEVVDNSIDEALGGYCDLIKVTITAEGNIEVDDNGRGIPVDIQEDMGVPALQVVLTVLHAGGKFDQNSYKVSGGLHGVGVSVVNALAEWLEARVYTSGKEYMMRFERGKPTTDLQILGSTNRKGTIITFRPDAQIFETIDFSFDYLTTRLRELAFLNKGVRIILKDERSDRIHDFKYDGGINSFVEYLNQNKKPLFSKPIHIDSVRESMEFEVAIQYNEGYQENIFSFANNINTIEGGTHLSGFKRGLTSAVNAYIKNNDLLKNEKVSPSGEDIREGLTAVVSVKITNPQFEGQTKTKLQNTDVEGVVGSAVYEKLMVYFEEHPAEAKNISMKSVMAARSREAARKARELTRRKSVLESGSLPGKLADCTISDPALTELFLVEGDSAGGSAKQGRDRSYQAILALWGKMLNTEKARMDRVLNNEKIQPIILALGAGIGQDFDVSKLRYHKIIIMADADVDGAHIATLLMTFFYRYMRQIIEHGHLYIAKPPLFLVRKGKQKKYVFSEDDRDEAIREFGDKGVFVQRYKGLGEMNAEQLWETTMDPEYRTMISVKMDDAIEADRMFTILMGDEVEPRREFIQKNARYVKNLDI, from the coding sequence ATGTCAGAAAAAACTTACACTGCGAGTAATATCAAAGTGCTCAAGGGCTTGGAAGCAGTTCGTAAGCGTCCGGCAATGTATATTGGCGGCACTGGCGAACGTGGGTTACATCATCTTGTTTATGAGGTAGTAGACAATTCCATTGATGAAGCCTTAGGCGGATATTGCGATCTTATTAAGGTAACTATTACCGCTGAGGGAAATATTGAGGTGGACGACAACGGTCGCGGTATTCCGGTTGACATCCAAGAGGATATGGGTGTACCGGCATTGCAGGTAGTGCTCACCGTTTTGCATGCTGGGGGAAAATTTGACCAAAACTCTTACAAAGTATCGGGCGGCTTACATGGTGTAGGTGTATCTGTGGTTAATGCGCTTGCTGAATGGCTGGAGGCTCGTGTTTACACTTCTGGCAAAGAGTATATGATGCGTTTTGAGCGTGGGAAACCTACTACAGATTTGCAGATACTGGGCTCTACAAACCGCAAGGGAACCATTATTACTTTCCGTCCTGATGCCCAGATATTTGAAACTATCGATTTCAGTTTTGATTATTTGACTACGCGGCTCAGGGAGCTTGCCTTTCTCAATAAGGGAGTACGCATCATTCTAAAGGATGAACGTAGCGATAGAATTCACGATTTTAAGTATGACGGTGGCATCAATAGTTTTGTTGAGTATCTCAATCAGAACAAAAAGCCGCTGTTTTCCAAACCTATTCATATTGATTCTGTGCGCGAAAGCATGGAGTTTGAAGTTGCCATACAATACAATGAAGGCTATCAAGAAAACATCTTCAGCTTTGCCAACAATATCAACACTATCGAAGGCGGAACCCATCTTTCGGGGTTCAAGCGCGGGCTAACTTCGGCCGTGAATGCCTATATAAAGAATAATGATCTTTTAAAAAACGAAAAGGTAAGCCCCAGCGGCGAAGATATTCGTGAGGGTCTTACCGCAGTTGTTTCTGTAAAAATTACCAATCCCCAATTTGAGGGTCAAACCAAAACCAAGTTACAAAACACAGATGTCGAAGGTGTGGTGGGTTCAGCAGTTTACGAAAAGCTGATGGTTTATTTTGAAGAACACCCAGCCGAAGCTAAAAACATATCCATGAAGAGCGTGATGGCTGCGCGTAGTCGTGAAGCAGCACGTAAGGCACGTGAGCTAACCCGCAGAAAATCTGTGTTGGAGAGTGGTTCATTGCCGGGCAAATTGGCAGATTGCACAATAAGTGATCCTGCATTAACCGAGCTATTTTTGGTAGAGGGAGATTCTGCAGGAGGCTCTGCCAAACAAGGGAGAGATCGTAGCTATCAAGCCATTCTTGCGCTTTGGGGAAAGATGCTCAATACCGAAAAAGCGCGTATGGATAGGGTATTGAACAACGAGAAAATTCAGCCTATCATATTGGCACTGGGTGCTGGAATAGGGCAGGATTTTGATGTTAGCAAACTGCGTTATCATAAAATAATCATAATGGCAGATGCAGATGTGGACGGAGCTCATATTGCTACATTGCTGATGACTTTCTTCTATCGATATATGCGCCAGATTATCGAACATGGCCATTTATATATTGCCAAACCTCCACTATTTCTGGTACGTAAGGGCAAGCAGAAGAAATATGTATTTTCAGAAGATGATCGCGATGAAGCGATCAGAGAATTTGGTGATAAAGGCGTATTTGTGCAAAGATACAAAGGTCTTGGTGAGATGAATGCGGAGCAACTATGGGAAACTACTATGGATCCTGAATACCGCACGATGATATCCGTTAAAATGGACGACGCTATCGAAGCAGACCGGATGTTTACGATCTTGATGGGTGACGAAGTGGAGCCTCGCCGAGAATTTATCCAGAAAAACGCTCGTTACGTAAAAAACCTTGATATATAA